From a single Chitinophaga sp. Cy-1792 genomic region:
- a CDS encoding sigma-70 family RNA polymerase sigma factor — MENSQVVNESALWNSVIAGEQPAFKALYEIYADTLFAYGNRYTTDRDLILDCIHDLFIDLHHYHHKLSRSVNIKFYLLAAMRRKLHLTLKKNARVKLIADASLFTLDFQSDSIQTAIIASEDEQRLIKLLAEQLNQLPARQKEIIYLKYHCDLSYEEIAAIMEIEIATCRTLAYRAIKQMRESMEGTTVKVFSTLLLILLAEI; from the coding sequence GTGGAAAACTCACAGGTAGTAAACGAATCAGCGCTGTGGAACAGTGTCATTGCCGGCGAACAGCCAGCATTCAAAGCGCTGTATGAAATCTACGCAGACACACTTTTCGCCTACGGAAACAGATATACGACAGACAGAGACCTTATCCTCGACTGTATCCACGACCTCTTCATTGATCTGCATCATTACCACCATAAATTATCCCGCAGTGTAAATATTAAATTCTACCTGCTGGCAGCCATGAGAAGGAAACTGCATCTCACCCTTAAAAAAAATGCCAGGGTGAAACTGATAGCGGATGCCTCACTCTTTACGCTTGATTTTCAATCAGATTCTATACAAACTGCCATCATCGCCAGCGAAGATGAACAGCGGCTGATAAAGCTGCTCGCCGAACAGCTCAACCAGCTTCCTGCACGGCAAAAGGAAATCATCTACCTGAAATATCACTGCGATCTCTCTTATGAAGAAATTGCTGCTATCATGGAAATTGAAATCGCCACCTGCCGTACCCTGGCTTACCGCGCCATCAAACAAATGCGCGAATCCATGGAAGGTACCACTGTAAAGGTTTTCAGTACATTGCTGCTCATCCTGCTGGCAGAAATCTGA
- a CDS encoding FecR family protein yields MDLFDNSEQDLRIRAIARAAGNEHMTGAEKDLLWQRIDAGMQQKNKRIYLLYAWKAAAIILVLLLPLFYWLRPSEQPAILRFAGKEQVVAQDTLTAVRLILSNNKQVQVAQQKAVITYQSGNTLTVNTQQVSQDTRLGSFNTLLVPYAHTAELTLSDGTHVWLNAGSRLVYPPAFDKTERSVVLEGEGYFEVSKDAARPFYVYAGDSKVKVLGTSFNISAYKDDQQQQFVLCTGSISVETGTHASLLKPGQMAVVTDGIQQEAGMVSTEMYTAWKDHHLIAMHTTLEDILKKLARYYNRKITIHSTKSSETFSGDIDLHNNMDDVLKSIAEATSMRYENISGNIVFSKQ; encoded by the coding sequence ATGGACCTATTCGACAACAGTGAACAGGATTTGCGCATACGGGCAATCGCCCGGGCCGCTGGCAATGAACATATGACAGGGGCTGAAAAAGATTTGCTGTGGCAGCGTATAGACGCCGGCATGCAACAAAAAAATAAACGCATCTACCTGCTATATGCCTGGAAAGCAGCTGCCATCATACTGGTACTGCTACTACCGCTATTCTACTGGCTAAGGCCTTCGGAACAGCCTGCCATACTGCGTTTTGCCGGTAAGGAACAGGTCGTGGCCCAGGATACGCTCACGGCTGTACGATTAATTCTCAGTAATAATAAACAGGTACAGGTAGCACAGCAAAAAGCTGTCATCACTTACCAGTCAGGCAATACCCTGACGGTTAATACACAACAGGTAAGCCAGGATACCAGGTTAGGTTCCTTCAATACCTTGCTGGTGCCTTATGCACATACCGCCGAGCTGACGCTCAGCGATGGCACGCATGTATGGCTGAATGCGGGTTCCAGGCTCGTATATCCGCCGGCGTTCGATAAAACAGAACGCAGTGTGGTACTGGAAGGAGAGGGCTATTTTGAAGTAAGTAAGGATGCTGCCCGGCCTTTCTACGTATATGCGGGCGATTCAAAGGTAAAGGTGCTGGGTACTTCGTTTAATATTTCCGCTTATAAAGATGATCAGCAGCAACAGTTTGTTTTATGTACGGGCAGTATCAGCGTGGAAACAGGTACGCACGCATCCCTGCTGAAACCAGGACAGATGGCTGTTGTAACCGATGGTATCCAGCAGGAAGCCGGTATGGTGTCAACAGAAATGTATACCGCCTGGAAAGATCATCACCTGATAGCTATGCATACCACTTTAGAAGATATTTTGAAAAAACTGGCAAGATATTACAACAGGAAAATTACGATTCATTCAACCAAAAGCAGCGAAACATTTTCAGGTGATATCGATCTTCATAATAATATGGACGATGTGCTGAAAAGCATTGCTGAAGCCACTTCCATGCGATATGAAAATATTTCCGGTAACATAGTATTCAGTAAACAATAG